One region of Wyeomyia smithii strain HCP4-BCI-WySm-NY-G18 chromosome 3, ASM2978416v1, whole genome shotgun sequence genomic DNA includes:
- the LOC129727481 gene encoding uncharacterized protein LOC129727481, giving the protein MHSTHTMSLEVLAGVLPLKDRFWDLTTRILIKCEVLNPLVIENFDRLVELNSQTRFMTVYFNHMSQSINSSSYTSNRVNLLDTSVSTVFFDTSMMEETRGIPDHLRVQQIPKIFYNEYKNINCDNAFYTDGSLLNGSTGFGIFNNNFTASYKLDNPASVYVAELAAIQYTLGIIETMPTDHCFIFTDSLSSIEALRSMKNVRHSLYFLGKIREHLSALSEKSSQITLVWVPSHCSILGNEKADTLAKVGATNGDIYNRPIAYNEFLKFSRQNTLVNWQASWDKGELGRWLHSIIPKVSTKPWFRGLDVGRDFIRMMSRIMSNHYGLDAHLLRIGLASSNHCVCGLRYQDIEHVVWVCAEFCGARSLLLDTLRARGIQPYVPVRDILAQRNLPYMLHVYSYWKSIKVPI; this is encoded by the coding sequence atgcattcgacccatacgatgagtttggaagttttggcgggcgttctcccattaaaagaccgcttttgggatctgactactcgtattctcatcaaatgtgaggttttgaaccccttggtaattgaaaatttcgataggctagttgaacttaattctcaaacccgtttcatgactgtgtatttcaatcacatgtctcaaagtataaattcttcctcatacacctccaatcgtgtcaacttattagatacttctgtttctactgtgtttttcgatacatccatgatggaagaaactcgtggaatcccggatcatttacgcgtgcagcagatccctaaaatattttataacgaatataaaaacatcaactgcgacaatgcgttttatactgatggatcacttctcaacgggtccactggcttcggtatcttcaacaataattttaccgcctcctacaagctcgataatcctgcttctgtttacgtcgcagaattggctgcaattcagtataccttagggattattgaaacaatgcccacggaccattgcttcatctttacggacagtctcagttctattgaggctctccgatcgatgaagaatgtaaggcactctctgtatttcctggggaaaatacgggaacatctgagtgctttatccgaaaaatcttctcagattaccttagtgtgggtcccttctcattgttccattctgggcaatgagaaagcggacactttggctaaggtgggcgcaacaaacggtgatatttacaacagaccaattgcctacaatgaatttttaaaattttcacgtcagaatacacttgtcaactggcaggcctcgtgggataagggagaactaggaaggtggctacacagcatcatccccaaggtttccaccaaaccttggtttcgaggattggatgtaggacgagatttcattcgcatgatgtctcggattatgtccaatcactacgggctagatgcacatctcttgcgtattgggctggcgagcagtaatcattgcgtttgtggattgcggtatcaagacattgaacacgtggtttgggtgtgtgctgaattctgcggcgccagatctctacttttggataccctcagggcccgaggaatacagccctatgtgccagttcgtgatattctcgctcagcgaaacttgccatacatgctacatgtttatagctactggaagagcatcaaggtgccaatttaa